In a genomic window of Quercus lobata isolate SW786 chromosome 4, ValleyOak3.0 Primary Assembly, whole genome shotgun sequence:
- the LOC115984745 gene encoding uncharacterized protein LOC115984745: protein MERSGPRQTERADSQQQDNFLNVERGNDQDNQREGSVNTSYTSKSRSKGKDHASHEQNERKALRKEIDDLKKKLRQAQQKRPSPGSNSNSDEDNEYRRRSRTPPSETFSYEEERPRWQEPSNNETRQSTLRPPIGTINVILAAPRRTGSVPFRVMSVSSFPTRPDDRESKRARMSATPLIGFTEEDKQGTIQPHDDALVVTLRIGGYDMKRVLVDQGNAAEIMYPDLYKGLNLKQEDLLPYDSPLVSFEGKVVIPKGMIRLPVQTDSDVVEVNFIVVDAYSPYTAIVARPWLHALEAVSSTLHQKVKYPSGGQIKEIIGNQGVARQCMMSAILR, encoded by the exons ATGGAACGATCAGGCCCGCGCCAAACCGAACGTGCAGATTCTCAACAgcaggacaattttttaaatgtcgaACGAGGGAACGACCAAGATAACCAACGAGAGGGAAGCGTGAACACCTCTTACACGAGTAAAAGCCGTTCAAAGGGGAAGGATCATGCATCCCATGAGCAAAACGAGCGAAAGGCTTTACGAAAAGAGATTGATGACTTGAAGAAAAAGCTGCGCCAAGCACAGCAGAAACGTCCTTCGCCCGGCTCGAACTCTAACAGTGACGAGGATAATGAATATCGGCGaagatcaagaacccctccGAGCGAGACCTTTTCCTACGAGGAAGAGAGGCCTC GATGGCAAGAACCATCAAACAATGAAACCAGACAAAGCACGTtgaggccacccattggcacaattaatgtcattctCGCCGCACCTAGAAGGACAGGCTCTGTCCCCTTCAGGGTAATGTCAGTAAGCAGTTTCCCGACTAGGCCAGATGACAGGGAATCCAAGAGGGCTAGAATGAGCGCCACGCCATTAATCGGGTTCACGGAGGAAGACAAACAAGGAACTATccaaccccacgatgatgccttAGTCGTGACGCTCAGGATAGGAGGTTATGACAtgaaaagggtgttagttgATCAAGGCAACGCAGCGGAGATAATGTACCCCGATTTGTATAAAGGATTGAACTTGAAGCAGGAAGACCTGTTGCCATACGATTCCCCCCTGGTTAGCTTTGAAGGAAAGGTCGTCATCCCGAAGGGCATGATTAGGTTGCCTGTGCAAACAGACTCAGATGTGGTAGAAGTGAACTTCATAGTCGTAGATGCATACTCCCCTTACACAGCCATCGTGGCCCGGCCATGGCTTCATGCACTAGAGGCTGTGTCGTCAACCttgcaccaaaaggtgaaatatccGTCAGGAGGTCAGATCAAAGAGATAATAGGGAACCAGGGAGTAGCTAGGCAATGCATGATGTCGGCAATCTTGCGGTAG
- the LOC115984744 gene encoding uncharacterized protein K02A2.6-like, producing MDPIVLYLKHDTLPDDKVEAGKIRRKATRFWLSEDSKLYRRSFSGPYLLCVHPEAAELILEELHEGICGSHTGGRSLSHRALTLGYWWPSMHKEALDYVKKCDQCQRFAPSIHQPGGELNPLSSPWPFVQWGLDILGPIPRFGTPHTLVSDNGLQFDSKAFRRYCSELGIVNRYSTPAYPQSNGQAEAVNKTIMNGLKKRLDDAKGRWVEELAHVLWTYCTTPRRSTGETPFSMTYGAEAVIPLEVNFPTQRTTTFCPATNNKLLEKSLDLIDERRWFT from the exons ATGGACCCTATCGTTCTGTACTTAAAGCATGACACCTTACCGGATGATAAGGTTGAGGCTGGCAAAATCAGGAGAAAAGCTACTCGATTCTGGCTGTCGGAGGACTCCAAGCTTTACAGACGCTCGTTCTCAGGGCCATATTTGCTGTGTGTGCACCCAGAGGCTGCAGAACTCATCCTGGAAGAGTTGcacgaaggaatttgtggaagtcacacggGGGGTAGGTCTTTGTCTCACAGAGCCTTAACTCtcggttattggtggccgagcatgcataaGGAAGCCCTGgattatgtgaagaagtgcgaccaatgccagagattcgctCCGAGCATACACCAGCCTGGCGGAGAGCTGAACCCATTGTCCAGTCCCTGGCCATTTGTGCAATGGGGCCTAGATATACTTGGTCCAATCCCAAG GTTCGGTACCCCGCACACCCTGGTgtcggacaacgggctccagtttGACAGCAAAGCCTTCAGAAGGTACTGCAGTGAGCTAGGTATAGTTAACCGGTACTCCACGCCAGCTTACCCTCAGAGTAATGGACAAGCGGAAGCTGTCAATAAAACGATAATGAACGGACTGAAAAAGAGACTAGATGACGCGAAAGGGAGATGGGTAGAGGAGCTAGCCCATGTCTTGTGGACATACTGTACCACGCCTCGTAGGTCCACAGGggaaacccctttttcaatgacctatggggccgaggctgtcATTCCATTGGAGGTGAACTTCCCAACCCAGAGGACCACCACCTTCTGCCCCGCTACCAATAACAAACTTCTGGAAAAGAGCTTGGACCTCATCGACGAGAGAAGATGGTTCACCTAG